Part of the Hyphomicrobiales bacterium genome is shown below.
AGAATGGCACGCCGTTCTTAATGAGCGTGGATGGCTCGCCCCAAGTTGGCCTGAGGAATATGGCGGCACGAGTTGGAGCCCGATTGATAAGCACATTGTGGAAGAGGAATTTGCCCTTGCAGGCGCGCCCCGCACCGTGCCATTCGGCGTTAATATGCTGGCGCCCGTTTTACTAAAATTTGGCAGCGACGCGCAAAAATCCCATTACCTGCCGCGCATTTTAGACGGCACAGATTGGTGGTGTCAGGGGTACTCTGAACCGGGTGCTGGGTCCGACCTTGCTTCTCTCAAAACCAAAGCCGAGCGCGACGGCGATCATTATATCGTCAACGGTCAAAAAACATGGACCACCCTCGGCCAATATGCCGACTGGATTTT
Proteins encoded:
- a CDS encoding acyl-CoA dehydrogenase family protein; translated protein: MDLKFSAKEDAFREEVKGFLKEKLTKRLSDKVKAGQRLTKEDYEEWHAVLNERGWLAPSWPEEYGGTSWSPIDKHIVEEEFALAGAPRTVPFGVNMLAPVLLKFGSDAQKSHYLPRILDGTDWWCQGYSEPGAGSDLASLKTKAERDGDHYIVNGQKTWTTLGQYADWI